The Amycolatopsis jiangsuensis nucleotide sequence TCCCGCTGGCCGGACAACTCGTCCGCCGGGATCGACCTGGGTTTCCCGAAGAACTCCTGACCCCCGCACCGGCCCTTCCCGCGCGGGGCCGCGACCGGCCACCCGGCGTTTCCGTAAACTCGGGGTGAGAACCGGGGCGGACCGCAGGGAGGTGCAGGTGGCGAACACCGACGAACGGCGCTTCGACGTGCTGCGCGCGATCGTCGCCGACTACGTCTCCAATCAGGAGCCGGTGGCGTCGAAGTCGATCGTCGAGCGGCACAACCTCGGGGTGTCCAGTGCCACCGTGCGCAACGACATGGCGGTGCTCGAGGAGGAGGGGTACATCGCCCAGCCACACACCAGTGCCGGGCGGATTCCCACGGACAAGGGCTACCGGCGGTTCGTCGACCGGTTGTCCGAGATCAAGCCGCTGTCGGGGGCCGAGCGGCGGGCCATCACGAACTTCCTCGACTCCGGCACCGACCTCGACGACGTGCTGCGCCGGTCGGTGCGGCTGCTCGCCCAGCTGACCCGCCAGGTCGCGGTGGTGCAGTACCCGATGCTGACCAACACCGTGGTCCGCCACCTCGAGGTCGTCCCGCTGACGCCCGCGCGGCTGATGCTCGTGCTGATCACCGACTCCGGCCGAGTCGACCAGCGCACGGTCGACCTCGGCGATGTGGTCACCGAGGAGACCGTGCTGCGGCTGCGCACGGTGGTCAACGGCGCGCTGGCGGGGCGGCGGCTGGCCGACGCCGCGGCCGCCGTGGCGGAGCTGCCCGAATCGGCACCCGCCGACCTGCGCGACCACCTCACCCGGATCTGCACGACACTGGTCGAGACGCTGGTCGAGCACCCGGAGGAACGGATCGTGCTCGGCGGCACCGCCAATCTCACCCGCAACGTCGCGGACTTCCCGGGGTCGCTGCGCCAGGTGCTGGAGGCACTCGAGGAACAGGTCGTGGTGCTCAAGCTCCTCGCCGCGGCCCGCAACCCCGGTGCGGTGACCGTCCTCATCGGTGAGGAAAATGAGGACGAGCAGATGCGCAGCACCTCGGTCGTGTCGGTCGGCTACGGCCGGGACGACATGCTGCTCGGGGGCATGGGCGTCGTCGGGCCGACCCGGATGGACTATCCCGGCACCATCGCGGCGGTCCGTGCGGTCGCCAACTACGTGGGGCAGATCCTGTCCGGCCGCTGACCGGCGGTACGGGCGGAACACGAAGGAGAAGGCAGAACAACGTGGCGAGGGACTACTACGGGATCCTCGGGGTGGCCAAGAACGCGAGCGATCAGGAGATCAAGCGCGCGTACCGCAAGCTGGCCCGTGAACTGCACCCCGACGTGAACCCGTCGGAGGACGCCCAGCACCGCTTCGGCGAGGTCACGACGGCCTACGAGGTGCTTTCCGACCCGCAGAAGCGCAAGATCGTCGACCTCGGCGGCGACCCGATGGACTCGGGCGGGCGCGGGGGCGGGGGCGGCGACCCGTTCGCCGGCTTCGGCGGGCTCGGCGACATCATGGACGCCTTCTTCGGCGCCGCGGGCGGGGGCGGCGGCGGTCGCGGCCGGGGACCGCGCAGCCGCGTGCAGCCCGGTTCCGACGCGCTGATCCGGCTGGGACTCTCCCTCGAGGAGTGCGCCACCGGCGCCGACCGCGAGATCACCGTGGACACCGCGGTGGTCTGCGATCTGTGCCGTGGTGCCGGCGCCGCGGAAGGCACCGGCACCAAGACCTGCGACACCTGCGGCGGAGCCGGCGAGGTGCAGTCGGTGCAGCGGTCCTTCCTCGGCCAGGTCGTCACCGCCCGGGTGTGCCCGGTGTGCCGCGGCTTCGGCGAGGTCATCCCCGATCCGTGCCGCCAGTGCGGTGGCGACGGACGGGTCCGCGCCCGCCGCGACGTGACCGCCAAGATCCCGCCGGGCGTCGGCGACGGCATGCGGATCCGGCTCTCCGGGCAGGGCGAGGTCGGCCCCGGCGGCGGCCCGGCAGGCGACCTGTACGTGGAGATCGACGAGACTCCGCACGAGGTGTTCGTCCGCGAGGGCAACGAGCTGCACTGCAACTTCCGCATCCCGATGACCACCGCGGCGCTCGGTGCGACGGTGCCGATCGCCACCCTCGTCGACGGCGACTACGAGCTGGACATCGAGCCCGGCACCCAGCCGGCCACCGAGCTCGTGCTCACCGGAAAGGGCATGCCGCGGCTGCGCTCGTCCGGCCGCGTCGACGGCCGCGGCGACCTGCACGTGCACATCGACGTCGTGGTCCCCACCAAACTCGACGAGGAGCAGCGTGAGCTGCTCGTGGACCTCGCCCGCCACCGTGGCGAGGAGGTGCCCACCCTCGCCACCAACGGCAGGCACGGTGGTCTGTTCTCGAAGCTCCGCACCAAGAACCGCTGACCGTGCCGGACACCACGCTGCCGGTGTTCCTCGCCGCGGACGTCCCGGCGTCCGGGGCGGCGCTGCTCGACGGCGAGGAGGCCCGGCACGCGGCCACGGTGCGCCGCCTGCGGGTCGGCGAGCAGCTGGTGCTCACCGACGGCGCCGGCGCGATGGCGCGCTGCACGGTGTCGGCCGTGCGGACCGGCCGGGACGCCACGCTCACCGTCACCGTCGACGAGCACTGGACCGAGGATCCGCCCGCGTTGCGCGTGCACGTGGCGCAGGCGCTGGCCAAAGGCGATCGCGGTGAGCTCGCCGTGGAGCTGGCCACCGAGGCCGGCGCCGACGCCGTGGTGCCCTGGCGTGCCGCCCGCAGCGTGGCCCGCTGGGACGACGGGCCCCGCGGCGAGAAGGCACTCGCCCGCTGGCGGGCCACCGCGCGCTCGGCCGCCAAACAAGCCCGCCGGGCGCATCTGCCCGACGTCACCGAACCGGTCGGCACCGCCGAACTCGCCCAGCTCGCCGCCACCATGTCCGCCACCCTCGTGCTCGAATCCGCCGCCGGCGCCCGGCTCGTCGACCTCGACCTGCCGACCGGCGGCGACCTGCTGCTGATCGTCGGCCCGGAAGGCGGCATCACCGACGGGGAGCTGGCCACTCTCGAAGCCGCGGGCGCCAGCACCGTCCGGCTCGGCCCCACCGTGCTGCGCACCTCCACGGCGGCGGCGGTCGCCCTCGGCGCTCTCGGCGCGCTGACCGGCCGCTGGTCCTGACCCGGAGCCGGGCCGCGGGGGAATCGAGCCGGAACGTGGCGCGAGCCGGTCGCCGCCGGTTAAGCTGCACGGCAACGCGCGGTACGACGAGGTTTCAGCGCGCCACTGGGTGGGCATACCTCTACGCGCATACCCGAACGCCGCCGGGCACCTCCCCCTCGGTCCGGCGGAGCCGCGGCGCGGTGGAGCGACCCCCAGGCTCCACCTCGTCGCGGCATCTTCATTCCGGCCGCAGGAGGGGAGGCCCGTGGACACCGACTGGGCACACGAACTCGATGACCAGCTGGACTGGCACTGGCGGGAGCGGCTGCGCCCCCGGCTGGCCGGGCTGACCGACGGGGAGTACTTCCGCGAGCCGGTACCGGGCTGCTGGACCTTGCGTCCGCGCCGGACCGAACGCGAACTGGGTGGTGGGCGGCTCACCGTCGACTACGCCTTTCCCACACCCGATCCGGCGCCGGTCACCACCATCGCCTGGCGGATGGCGCACCTCACCGTGCACGTCCTGGCCAAACGTGCCGAGCTGTACTTCGACGGGCCCCCGATCGACTACGCCACGCACGTTTACGCCGCGACCGCCGCGGACGGGCTGGACCAGCTGGACCGCGCCTACGACGCCTGGTCGTCCGGCGTCCGGGCGGCCACTCCGGCCGGACTCGGCCGCCTGCTCGGAACGGATGCGGGACCGTTCGAGGGACGGCCGCTGGCCGCGCTCGTCCTGCACATCAACCGCGAGGTGATCCACCACGGGGCCGAGATCGCGCTGCTGCGCGATCTGTACGCGCGCGAGTCCGGGTGAGCCGTCCCGCCCGGCTTTGTAGGGTGGGGTCCATGGATGATGCGGCGGAGACGTTGTTCGAGCGGATCGTGGCCGGCGAGATCCCGGCGGATGTCGTGCACTCCGACGAGACGACGTTCGCGTTCCGGGACGTCAATCCGCAGGCCCGGGTGCACGTGCTGGTGGTGCCGCGGAAGCGGTACCGCAACGTGGGGGAGCTCGCGGCCGCCGATCCGGACCTGCTCGCGCAGGTGCTGCGGAGCTGCCGCAAGGTGGCCGAGCTCGAGGGAATCGCCGACAGCGGGTACCGGATCGTGTTCAACACCGACGCCGACGCCGGGCAGACCGTCTTCCACGTGCACGCGCACGTGCTCGGCGGGGAGCAGCTCGGGTGGTTCGGCGGGGCCGCGAAGTAGCGAAACCGGCCTGCGGGCCGCACCCGCGAGCAAGTAGCATCGAGGGGTCCGCAAGTACCCCGAGCAGCGAAACGCGCAGAAAGCAGGCCAGAGGCCACGTGGCCGGAACCGCACCGGGTGGAGCCGCCCGTCCCGACGTCCCCGACGACGCCCCGGCCACGAGCGTGGCCCAGTCCCGCTTCCCGATCCCCGACGCGGCGGCGCTGAGCCTGCTCGGCTCACGCGACGAGAACCTGCGCGTCGCCGAGGAGCTGCTCGCCGCGGACGTGCACGTGCGCGGCAACGAGGTCACCCTGACCGGCCTTCCCGCCGACGTCGCCTTCGCCGAACGCGTCTTCACCGAGCTGGTGCAGCTCGCCGGCGGCGGCCAGCAGGTCGGGCCGGACACCGTGCGGCGCACCGTCGGCATGCTCTCCAGCGGCGACGCCTCGCCGGCCGAAGTGCTCAGCCTCAACATCGTCTCCCGGCGGGGCAAGACGATCCGGCCCAAGACGCTCAACCAGAAGCGCTACGTCGACGCGATCGACAAGCACACCGTCGTCTTCGGCATCGGCCCGGCCGGCACCGGCAAGACCTACCTCGCGATGGCCAAGGCCGTGCAGGCCCTGCAGGCCAAACAGGTCACCCGCATCGTGCTCACCCGCCCCGCGGTCGAAGCCGGCGAGCGGCTCGGCTACCTGCCCGGCACGCTCAACGAGAAGATCGACCCGTACCTGCGCCCGCTCTACGACGCACTGCACGACATGATCGAGCCCGAGTCCATCCCGCGGCTCATGCAGGCGGGCACGATCGAGATCGCACCGCTGGCCTACATGCGCGGGCGTACCCTCAATGACGCTTTCATCATCCTCGACGAGGCACAGAACACCACGCCCGAGCAGATGAAGATGTTCCTCACCCGGCTGGGATTCGGCGCCAAGATCGTGGTCACCGGCGACGTCACCCAGGTCGACCTGCCCACCGGGCAGCGCAGCGGGCTGCGGGTCGTGCGCGAGATCCTCGAGGGCGTCGACGACCTGCACTTCGCCGAGCTGACCAGTCAGGACGTGGTGCGGCACAAGCTGGTCGGCGACATCGTCGACGCCTACGAGAAGTGGCAGGCCGCCCACGACGCACAGCAGCCGCAGGCAGGCGGCTGGAAGGGCTCCCGCCGATGAGCATCGAGATCGCCAACGAGTCCGGCGCCGACGTCGACGAGGCGTCGATCGTCTCGGCCGCCCGCTTCGCCCTCGACAAGATGGACGTCAGCCCGCTCGCCGAGCTGTCCATCCTGTGCGTCACCCTCGACGTGATGGAGGACCTGCACCAGCGGTGGATGGACCTGCCGGGACCCACCGACGTGATGTCCTTCCCGATGGACGAGCTGGACTCCTCCCGCCGCCCGGACGCACCGGACGCCTCACCGGCGCTGCTCGGCGACATCGTGCTGTGCCCGGCCTTCGCGAAGGACCAGGCGAAGGCGGCCGGGCACTCGCTGCTCGACGAGCTGCACCTGCTCACCGTGCACGGGGTGCTGCACCTGCTCGGCTACGACCACGCCGAGCCGGCCGAGGAACGCGAGATGTTCGGCCTGCAGAAGCGCATCCTCGGCGAGTTCCAGGCCGCGCTCGACGCACTCGACGCGCGCGACGCGCAGCGCAACGCCGACGACCGCGTGCTCGGCATCGCCGGGCTCGACACCCCGGCCCCCGGGGAAACCCCCTAGGACCGCGAAAATGGGCAGTCCCACGGCACAGCTCGTCGTCGCGATCGCACTGGTGCTGTTCGCCGGCGTCTTCGCCGCGGCCGACGCCGCGATCGGCACCGTCTCGCAGGCTCGCGTCGACGGGCTCGTGCGCGGCGGACGCGGTGGCGCGCGCCGGCTCGCCGCGATCGTCGCCGAACGCCGCCGGCACATCAACCTGCTGCTCCTGCTCCGGCTGGGCTGTGAGCTGACCGCCACGGTCCTGGTCACGCTGTCCTTCCTCGCGTGGTTCGACCGGCTGTGGCTCGCGGTCCTGCTGTCGGCGGTGGTCATGGTGGTGGTCAGCTACGTGCTGATCGGCGTCGGCCCGCGCACCATCGGCCGCCAGCACCCGTACCGCGTCGGGATGATCGTGGCCGGTCCGGTCCGCGTGCTCGGTTCGGTGCTCGGCCCGCTGTCGCGGCTGCTCATCGTGATCGGCAACGCGATCACCCCCGGCCAGGGTTTCCGCGAGGGCCCGTTCACCTCCGAGGTGGAGCTGCGTGAGCTGGTCGACCTCGCGCAGGAACGCGGGGTGGTGGAGGACTCCGAGCGGGAGATGATCCACTCGGTGTTCGAACTGGGCGACACGGTGGCGCGCGAGGTGATGGTCCCGCGCACCGAGATCGTCTGGATCGAGCGGGCCAAGACCGTGCGCCAGGCGCTCGCGCTCGCCCTGCGCACCGGCTTCACCCGTGTCCCGGTGATCGACGATTCGGTCGACGACATCTGCGGGGTGGTCAACATCAAGGACCTGATGTCGGCCTACCTGGACCCGGACGGGCCGAGCACGCTGGTCGGAGCGGTGATGAACCCGGCTGGTTTCGTTCCCGATTCCAAGCGGCTCGACGAGCTGCTGAAGGAAATGCAGCGCACGCACAACCACATGGCGATCGCGGTCGACGAGTACGGCGGCACCGCGGGTCTGCTGACGATCGAGGACATCCTCGAGGAGATCGTCGGCGAGATCACCGACGAGTCCGACACCGAGGAACGACCCGACGTGGAGGAGCTCGAGGAGGGCGCGGTGCGCGTGTCGTCCCGGCTCGGGGTGGACGACCTCGGCGAGCTGTTCGGCGTCGACCTGGAAGACCACGACGTGGAGACGGTCGGCGGGCTGCTCGCGCAGCGACTGGGTAGGGTCCCGCTGCCGGGGGCCGAAGCCGAGGTCGCCGGCCTTCGGCTGTTCGCCGAGGGGGGCAAGGACCGCCGCGGGCGCATGCGGATCACCTCGGTGGTGGTCCACCCGGCCGACGCCGCGGAGGGGCCCGGCACCCGCCGGCGCACCCGGGTGCCCCAGCCCGACGAAAGCGACAGGAGAGTCGAACATGCCTGACCTCGACGCCGAGGACCAGAAGCTCGTCACGCTGGCCCGTTCGGCGCGGGCCCGCACCGGAGCCGCGGAAGGCGCCGCCGTGCGCGACAGCGACGGCCGGACCTACGCCGCGACCACCGTCGACCAGCCCTCGTTCCGGCTCACCGCGGTGCAGGCCGCGGTCGCCGCCGCGCTGTCCAGCGGGGCCGAGGGCTTCGAAGCGGCCGCCGTGGTGACCGCCGATGCGCTCGTGGACGAGGCGTCCGTGCACGCGGTGCGGGACGTGGCGAAGCAGGCGCCGATCCTGCGTGCCGATCCGGCGGGCGAGATCGCCGAGGTGCTTAAGCCATGACCGAGCCGCACCGGTCCGGTTTCGCCTGCTTCGTCGGGCGGCCCAACGCGGGAAAGTCGACGCTCACCAACGCTCTCGTCGGCACCAAGATCGCCATCACCTCGAGCAAACCGCAGACCACCCGGCACGCGATCCGCGGCATCGTGCACCGCGCCGACGCGCAGCTGGTGATCATCGACACGCCCGGTCTGCACCGTCCGCGCACGCTGCTCGGACAGCGGCTCAACGACGTCGTGCACGAGACCTGGTCCGAAGTGGACGTGGTCGGATTCTGCGTCCCGGCCGACGAGAAGGTCGGCCCCGGCGACCGGTTCATCGCCGAGGAGCTGAAGAAGATCGCGCGCCGCACACCGGTGCTCGGCATCGTCACCAAGACCGATCTGGTCGCACCCGAGCGGGTCGCGGAGCAGCTGCTCGCGCTGCAGCAGGTGATGGAGTTCGCCGAGCTCGTCCCGGTGTCCGCAGTGGACGGGTTCCAGGTCGGCACGGTCGCCGACCTGCTGGTGGCGCGGCTGCCCGAGGGACCGCAGCTGTACCCGGGCGGCGAGCTGACCGACGAACCCGAGCAGACGCTCATCGCGGAGCTGATCCGGGAGGCCGCGCTCGAGGGCGTGCGCGACGAGCTGCCGCATTCGATCGCGGTCACCGTGGAGGAAATGCTGCCGCACGAGGGCCGGGACGACCTGATCGACGTGCACGCGCTGCTGTACGTCGAGCGGCCCAGCCAGAAGGGGATCATCCTCGGCCACCGCGGGGCGCGGCTGCGCGAGGTCGGCTCCACCGCACGCGGACACATCGAACGGCTGCTGGGCTCGAAGGTCTACCTCGATCTGCACGTGAAGATCGCCAAGGACTGGCAGCGCGATCCGAAGCAGCTGCGGCGGCTCGGGTTCTGATCCGGCGCCCGCCCTCGGCGGGTAGTGTGCCCTGGGCAGCGCGACCACAGGGGGCAAGCACATGACCGGTCCGTACCCGCCGCCCGGCGGGCCGTATCCGCCGCCGCAGCCGTACCCGTACTCCTACGGGCCACCGCCGGACAACCACCTCGTGTGGGCCATCCTCAGCACGGTGTTCTGCTGCCTGCCGCTCGGGATCGTCTCGATCGTCAAGGCGAGCCAGGTGAACTCCCTGTGGTACCAAGGGTTTCCGGCGGAGGCGCACCGGGCCGCGGAAGAGGCGCGGAAATGGGCGATGTGGTCGGCGATCAGCATCGGCATCCTGATCGGCCTGTACGTGCTGTTCCTGGTGGTGGTCTTCCTGATCGTCGGTACGTCGGTGAGCCGGTTCACGCCGTGAGCACTGTCTACACCGGAGTGCCGGCGCACGGCTCGCGTGCGCTGGCCCGGGCGCTGGCCGGGCCGGCCGCGGTGCTCGCCGGGGCCGGGGTGGCCTGCGCGGTGGTGTGGCTGGCCGATCCGACCACGCCCGGCGGTTTGCTCCCGGTGTGTCCCACCAAACTCCTTTTCGGCATCGACTGCCCTGGCTGTGGTGGGCTGCGGATGGCCTACAGCCTGATGCACGGCAACGTTTTCGCGGCCGTGCACTACAACGCGGTGGCGGTGGCGTTCGTGGTGCTGTTCGCCTGGAGCGGGCTTGCCTGGACGCTGGGCCGGGTGCGCGGCCGCGCCGTCCGTTCGTGGCTGCACTGGCGGTGGACCCCGGTCGCGGTCGGGGTGTTGTTCACGCTCTGGTTCGTGGTGCGCAACCTCCCGTTCGCGCCGTTCAGCGGCTTGTTCGTCTGAATTTCGCCGGGGACGGAACCGCGATGGCGCGGTGGCCGTCGAAGGGGCTCGTGCCCTCCGCCGGGGCCCGCCTCGATGAGCCCGGACCGCACCAACCGAGTACGCTCCGCGCACCGGCCGTCCATGGTGGACGCTTCAGGCCGGGCACGTGCGAGCGGACCACGACACGAGGGGGAATTCCCGATGACCGATCCCTACGGCCAGCCTGGCGGCCAGCCGCAGGGCGCGCCGCCGTTCGGTGCGCCGCCGGGACAGCCCGGTGTGCCGCAGGCGCCGGGTGGTTTTCCCGCCCAGCCGGGCGGATTCGGCCAGCCGGGACACCCCGGGCAGCCGCCCTCGGGCGGATACGGCCAGCCCGGCGGTTACGGTCAGCCCGGCGGATTCGGCGGGCCGCCACCCGGTTTCGGTCAGCCCGCGCCGTTCGGCGGCCCGAACCCGTACGGCCCGCCCGGCGGGTACGCGGACTGGGGCAAGCGCGCCGGGGCGTTCCTGATCGACTACGGCGCCATCATCGTCCTCTACGTCATTGCGATCATCCTGAGCTTCGCCTCGCCCACCGCCGCGGCGATCTTCTACGTCATCGGCGGGCTCGCGACGATCGGCTGGGGCATCTACAACCGGTGGATCCAGGGCGGTACCACCGGGCAGTCGCTCGGCAAGCGCATCGTCGGCATCAAGCTCGTGAGCGAGCAGACCGGGCAACCGATCGGCGCGGCGATGGCCTTCGCCCGCGACCTGGCCCACGTGCTCGACTCGGCGATCTGCTACCTCGGTTTCCTGTGGCCATTGTGGGACGAGCGCTCGCAGACGTTCGCGGACAAGATCCTGAGCACCGTCGTGGTGCCCGCCGAGGCCGCACCCGCCGCACCGCAGCCGGGTTACGGTCAGCCCGGTTTCGGTCAGCCCGGCGGATTCCCGCCCGCACCGCAACCCGGTTACGGTCAGCCCGGTCAGCAGCAGCCTGGTTTCGGTCAGCCGCCACCCGGGTTTGGGCAGCCCGGCCAGCCGCCGTCGGGCGGCTTCGCGCAGCCGGGCCAGCCGCCGTCGGGCGGCTTCGCGCAGCCGGGCCAGCCGCCGTCCGGTGGCTTCGGCCAGCCGCCCGCGGGGCCGGCTCCGTTCGACCGGCCCGAGCGCACCCAGATGCTCGATCCGGGCGGCAGCACCGCGGATCCCGGGCCGGAGCGAACCCAGATGATCAAGCCGGAGTCCGCGCCGAAGAGCGACCCGCCGCAGCACTGATCGCTTCACCAGCATTGAGAAGTCGGGGAGAGACGCAGACATGACCAATCCTTACGGACAGCCGCAGCAGCCCTACGGCCAGCCCGGTTACGGCGCACCGTCCGGTGGCCAGCCGATGCCCTACGGGCAGCAGCCGTACGGACAGCAGCAGCCCTACGGTGCCCCGCAGTACGGCCAGCAGGCGCCGTTCGGCCAGCCCGGCTACGGCGGCGGGCCGGGGGCACCCGGCGACCTCAACGCCATCAAGGAGTACAAGGGCTGGGCGATCGGCTGCATCTTCCTGATGTGGATCCTGGCGATCTTCGCGATCATCAAGTCCAACGAGGTCCGCACCTTCAAGATGCAGGGCAACTACGCGATGGCGCAGCAGGCCTCGCAGACCACGAAGACCCTGTGCCTGATCGCCACCATCTTCGGCGGCGTCGTCTACGCGCTCGCGATCGTGCTGGTCATCGTCGGGATCGTCGCCGCGACCGAGGTGCACACCCACTACTGCACCGGTTACTACTGCTGAACCAGGGTGTCACCGCCCCGGCGTCGCCCGGAAGTGGGACGATGTCGAGGTGGTGAACCTCTACCGCGACACCGGGGTGGTGCTGCGCACGCACAAGCTGGGTGAGGCCGACCGGATCGTCACCCTGCTCACGCGGCGGCACGGCAAGGTCCGTGCGGTCGCCAAAGGAGTGCGCCGCACCTCGTCCCGGTTCGGTGCCCGGCTCGAGCCGTTCGGCCATGTGGACGTGCAGTTCTACCCCGGCCGCACGCTGGACGTGATCACCCAGGTCGAGACCGTGGACGCGTTCGCGCTGCCGCTGGTCGCCGACTACCAGCGCTACACCGCCGCCAGTGCCATCGCCGAGACCGCCGACCGGCTCTCCGCCGAGGAGGGCGAGCCGGTGCTCAAGCTGTACCTGCTGGTCGTCGGCGCGCTGCGGGCGCTGGCCGGCGGGCAACGCGACGCGTCGCTGGTGCTCGACGCGTTCTTCCTGCGGGCGATGGCCTACGCCGGGTGGGCGCCCGCGATCACCGAATGCGCCCGTTGCGGGCTGCCCGGCCCGCACGCCGCGTTCAACGTCGCCGCGGGCGGGTCGATGTGCCCGGACTGCCGGATCGCCGGATCGGTGCACCCCGCACCGGAGGTGCTCACCCTGCTGGACGCGTTGCTGCAGGGGGAGTGGCCGGTCGCCGAGGCCGCGCCCGGCATCACCCGGCGGGACGCGTCCGGGCTGGTCGCGGCGCATCTGCAGTGGCATCTGGAACGGCAGTTGCGTTCGCTGCCGCTCGTGGAGCGGCGTGCCCGGGAGGCGGCCACGCAGGGGCAAGTAGGGTCACCCGGGTAGGGAAAGTCCACTCGGCAGGAGGACGGCGAAGTGCTGCGCAGGGGACGCGAGACCCGGGTGCCGGGGTATGAGCTGCGGGCACCGGACCCGCATCCCTCCGGCGCGAAGCCGCCGGAGATCCCGGCCGAGCTGGTCCCGAAGCACGTCGCGCTCGTCATGGACGGCAACGGACGCTGGGCCAACCAGCGCGGCCTGCCGCGGATCGAGGGTCACAAACGCGGCGAGGCGGTGATGGTCGACGTCGCGAGCGGCGCGGTCGAGCTGGGCGTGAAATGGCTTTCGGTGTACGCCTTCTCCACCGAGAACTGGAAGCGCAGCCCCGAGGAGGTGCGCTTCCTGATGGGGTTCAACCGGGACACCATCCGCCGCCAGGTGGACTACCTCGGCTCGATCGGCGTGCGCATCCGCTGGGCGGGCCGTCGCCCGAAGCTGTGGGCCAGCGTGATCAAGGAACTGCAGGTCGCCGAAGAGAAGACCAAGCACAACACCGCGCTCAACATGACGATGTGCGTCAACTACGGCGGGCGCGCCGAACTGGGTGACGCGATGCGCCGGATCGCCCAGGACGTGGTGGCGGGCAAGGTGAACCCGGACAAGATCGACGAGCGCACCATCGCGAAGTACCTGTACCAGCCGGACATGCCGGACGTGGATCTGTTCCTGCGGCCCTCGGGCGAGCAGCGCACGTCGAACTTCATGCTGTGGCAGTCGGCGTACGCGGAGATGGTTTACCAGGACACGCTGTTCCCGGACTTCGACCGGACCTTCCTGTGGCGCGCGTGCCTGGATTTCGCCAAGCGCGACCGCCGGTTCGGTGCGGCCGTGGACCAGGCCGAGGGGAGCCGACCGTGAGCACCGCGGAAGCCGCCGAAACCGGGGCCCTGCTGACCCAGGCCCGCGAAGCGCTGGAGCGTTACCTCGAAGTCCACGTGGACGACGACGGCGCGATCACCTTTTCGCACGGGGACGTGCCGTGCGTCGTGCAGGCCACCCGCCTGGCAGACGGCCTCACGGTGCTCAGCCTGACCTGCGTGGTCGCCTGGGACCGCCCGAACGACCCGGCGCTGGCGGTCGCGGTGGCCGAACGTGCCGGGCAGGGCCTGTTCGGCACACTGGGCCTGGGACACACCGACAACGGTGTGGACGTGACCCTCCGCTACGCCTTCCCGGCCGAGGGCATGGCGCCGTCACCGCTCGGAACCCTGCTGATGCTGGTGGTGTCGACCGCCTCGCAGCTCCGCGCCGAACTGCCCGGCGTCCAGGACTGACAGCCCCCCACCGAACCCGCGTCGGCTGCCGTGTCGCAGTGCTGTCCTGTGGCGCTGTTGTCTCGCGCCGCCGTCCGGGTTGCCGGGCGTGTCGGTTGTGTGGCCCCGCTGCCCGCACCGCCCACAGGCAGTGGCGACGGCTCGTGAAGGTAAGTCTGTCTGTCGGGTGTGACGCGTGCGCCGATGCAGCCGCCCTGAACCACCGCCACCATGGCCGAAATGGCCGTTCTGTCCACCTCTAACGGGTGACTTCCGCGCGAAACGTGCGTGACGGTCCCCTTCACTGCACCAGCGGGCGGCATTCCGTCGGAGGTGGCTGGCATCATCGCCTTCGTGGAAACCATTTCCGGCAACGCCACCGAGGAGCGGCCGCGCACGCGGCGGTTCCGGGTCAGCTCGATCGAGATCCTGTGTGCTGTGCTGCTCGTCGCGATCCTCGCGCAGAGCCGGCTGCAGGATCT carries:
- the era gene encoding GTPase Era, with the protein product MTEPHRSGFACFVGRPNAGKSTLTNALVGTKIAITSSKPQTTRHAIRGIVHRADAQLVIIDTPGLHRPRTLLGQRLNDVVHETWSEVDVVGFCVPADEKVGPGDRFIAEELKKIARRTPVLGIVTKTDLVAPERVAEQLLALQQVMEFAELVPVSAVDGFQVGTVADLLVARLPEGPQLYPGGELTDEPEQTLIAELIREAALEGVRDELPHSIAVTVEEMLPHEGRDDLIDVHALLYVERPSQKGIILGHRGARLREVGSTARGHIERLLGSKVYLDLHVKIAKDWQRDPKQLRRLGF
- a CDS encoding CD225/dispanin family protein, which translates into the protein MTGPYPPPGGPYPPPQPYPYSYGPPPDNHLVWAILSTVFCCLPLGIVSIVKASQVNSLWYQGFPAEAHRAAEEARKWAMWSAISIGILIGLYVLFLVVVFLIVGTSVSRFTP
- a CDS encoding RDD family protein, encoding MTDPYGQPGGQPQGAPPFGAPPGQPGVPQAPGGFPAQPGGFGQPGHPGQPPSGGYGQPGGYGQPGGFGGPPPGFGQPAPFGGPNPYGPPGGYADWGKRAGAFLIDYGAIIVLYVIAIILSFASPTAAAIFYVIGGLATIGWGIYNRWIQGGTTGQSLGKRIVGIKLVSEQTGQPIGAAMAFARDLAHVLDSAICYLGFLWPLWDERSQTFADKILSTVVVPAEAAPAAPQPGYGQPGFGQPGGFPPAPQPGYGQPGQQQPGFGQPPPGFGQPGQPPSGGFAQPGQPPSGGFAQPGQPPSGGFGQPPAGPAPFDRPERTQMLDPGGSTADPGPERTQMIKPESAPKSDPPQH
- a CDS encoding hemolysin family protein — encoded protein: MGSPTAQLVVAIALVLFAGVFAAADAAIGTVSQARVDGLVRGGRGGARRLAAIVAERRRHINLLLLLRLGCELTATVLVTLSFLAWFDRLWLAVLLSAVVMVVVSYVLIGVGPRTIGRQHPYRVGMIVAGPVRVLGSVLGPLSRLLIVIGNAITPGQGFREGPFTSEVELRELVDLAQERGVVEDSEREMIHSVFELGDTVAREVMVPRTEIVWIERAKTVRQALALALRTGFTRVPVIDDSVDDICGVVNIKDLMSAYLDPDGPSTLVGAVMNPAGFVPDSKRLDELLKEMQRTHNHMAIAVDEYGGTAGLLTIEDILEEIVGEITDESDTEERPDVEELEEGAVRVSSRLGVDDLGELFGVDLEDHDVETVGGLLAQRLGRVPLPGAEAEVAGLRLFAEGGKDRRGRMRITSVVVHPADAAEGPGTRRRTRVPQPDESDRRVEHA
- a CDS encoding cytidine deaminase; translation: MPDLDAEDQKLVTLARSARARTGAAEGAAVRDSDGRTYAATTVDQPSFRLTAVQAAVAAALSSGAEGFEAAAVVTADALVDEASVHAVRDVAKQAPILRADPAGEIAEVLKP
- a CDS encoding DUF2752 domain-containing protein; its protein translation is MSTVYTGVPAHGSRALARALAGPAAVLAGAGVACAVVWLADPTTPGGLLPVCPTKLLFGIDCPGCGGLRMAYSLMHGNVFAAVHYNAVAVAFVVLFAWSGLAWTLGRVRGRAVRSWLHWRWTPVAVGVLFTLWFVVRNLPFAPFSGLFV
- a CDS encoding CD225/dispanin family protein; this encodes MTNPYGQPQQPYGQPGYGAPSGGQPMPYGQQPYGQQQPYGAPQYGQQAPFGQPGYGGGPGAPGDLNAIKEYKGWAIGCIFLMWILAIFAIIKSNEVRTFKMQGNYAMAQQASQTTKTLCLIATIFGGVVYALAIVLVIVGIVAATEVHTHYCTGYYC
- the recO gene encoding DNA repair protein RecO; this encodes MVNLYRDTGVVLRTHKLGEADRIVTLLTRRHGKVRAVAKGVRRTSSRFGARLEPFGHVDVQFYPGRTLDVITQVETVDAFALPLVADYQRYTAASAIAETADRLSAEEGEPVLKLYLLVVGALRALAGGQRDASLVLDAFFLRAMAYAGWAPAITECARCGLPGPHAAFNVAAGGSMCPDCRIAGSVHPAPEVLTLLDALLQGEWPVAEAAPGITRRDASGLVAAHLQWHLERQLRSLPLVERRAREAATQGQVGSPG